The window TTTAGAGAACAGGTAGAACAGGTAAAGGTAAGACATGGAGGTGAGGTTTAAAGGATACAGTTATAATTAGGAATACCAGTAAAATATCTGAAGCCATTTTTTTCATCCATGGATAAGGGAAAGAATGTTTTAAACCAGCCTGTTCTCAACCAGGggtctgtggaaccccagggtgcctccaaaggttgctagggatttATCAATCCAATTTGATGATGGCTACATAGTTCTGGGGACAACCCCGCCCAGTAGAGTCAACTGCATGACCCTAATGATGTTTTAGTGGTCTATAAATGTACTATTATAGCCACCTCTGTAAGGCATTGGGGATgtttccactggtcaccaatttgGGAGCTATTTTTCTCACTGCCCTGAAATAAATTGGTTTTCCTGAGAAATAACagttattttaatggttcctcaaggataaaaaaaaggttgagaaaggctggtttaaaCCCTTGTTTCTTTCAAACCAACTATTccacaaatgttttttccatCCAATCTAAGGTTCCTGCAAAATGAGGGGAAATATTCTTTTGTACAGTTGTCTTTGTTTTATTGAACTATTCCCCCTCTTTTACTTTTCtggatttagaatttttttcagtCCAGATTGCAATGGTCACAAAGACAAATAAGTGGCaagaaaaataaaggttttagcTTTACAGTTtaagctttttcattttcatctttacataattttttttttaggacattgaAGAACTTTAGAATGAATTATTCAACCTACAATGTCACTCTGCAAGAAGAAACTACGATCCCTTGGACTTCTGTTGATACCAGCACTGACTATTACTATGAGGATGAAGGACTTTCGCATGTTTCAGATATTCTTAGTCAATTCTCCATGGTGATCTATTCGTTTGCATTTGTGTTGGGAACCGTTGGGAATGGACTGGTTATCTTTTTCACCGGCTTCATGATGAAAAGGACCGTCAACGTTGTGTGGTTTCTTAATTTAGCCATAGCTGactttatctttacatttttcctgCCATTGAGCATAAGCTATGTGGCCCTTAATTTTCACTGGCCTTTTGGAAATTTCATGTGCAAGCTAAACAGCACTATTGCTTTTGTCAATTTGTATGCCAGCGTCTTCCTGCTCACCGTAATCAGCATTGACCGATTCATCTCCGTCATGTTTCCAGTTTGGTGCCAGAATCACCGAACTCCAAGACTGGCCTCCTTTGTAGCCATAGGCGTTTGGATCCTAGCATGTATCTTCAGTTTACCTTATTTTATATTTCGAGATACAGATGCTTATAACGATGCTGTTGTTTGCTTCAACAACTTTCATGAGGATAAAAACATTGCCTTTTCAAGACACAAGATTACAGTGGTCGTTAGATTCATTGCCAGCTTTCTTATCCCTTTCTCTGTAATCATCTTTTGCTATTCAGTAATCCTTTTACGTATCAAAAGAAATCACATGACCACATCAAGCAAGCCTTTCAAAATTATTCTAGCTGTTATCATCTCATTCTTTGTCTGCTGGGTTCCCTACCACATCTTCTCCTTTATGGAGTTGTTTGTAGGACATGATAATTTTCGCTTCGACTACATAGTGTTTGTTGGAACGCCTTTAACTTCCAGTTTGGCCTTCATAAACAGTTGTATCAATCctattctttatgtttttatgggACGAGATTTTAAACAGAAATTTCAGAGCTCCATTCGGTCAATATTTGAAAGAGCTTTCTCAGAGGATTCTGTCCAAGCGGACTTAAGGAGCAAAACCAAATCAACGTCAGATTCCCAGCTGGTGTGAGATGGGACTACATTTAGGGGACAATAGATAATAATGGAGACCTTCTCAGATTTCATATGCTACAAAAAGTTGTTACAAGGTGCATTCCATGACCACTTTGTATACAGACACACAACTGTTGA of the Pyxicephalus adspersus chromosome 11, UCB_Pads_2.0, whole genome shotgun sequence genome contains:
- the LOC140340731 gene encoding chemerin-like receptor 1; the encoded protein is MNYSTYNVTLQEETTIPWTSVDTSTDYYYEDEGLSHVSDILSQFSMVIYSFAFVLGTVGNGLVIFFTGFMMKRTVNVVWFLNLAIADFIFTFFLPLSISYVALNFHWPFGNFMCKLNSTIAFVNLYASVFLLTVISIDRFISVMFPVWCQNHRTPRLASFVAIGVWILACIFSLPYFIFRDTDAYNDAVVCFNNFHEDKNIAFSRHKITVVVRFIASFLIPFSVIIFCYSVILLRIKRNHMTTSSKPFKIILAVIISFFVCWVPYHIFSFMELFVGHDNFRFDYIVFVGTPLTSSLAFINSCINPILYVFMGRDFKQKFQSSIRSIFERAFSEDSVQADLRSKTKSTSDSQLV